The Prunus dulcis chromosome 5, ALMONDv2, whole genome shotgun sequence genomic sequence AGCAGTGGTTCAATACCAGGCGTCACCGCTGAGATACTCCGAGCGGATGATCAACTGTGGAAGGAAAGGGTGGAACATTACAAGCGGATTATACCAATCTCTAAAGGACGATATCGGAATGTAATGGACATGAATGCTTACCTTGGTGGATTTGCTGCAGCAATATCAAAATATCCTGTGTGGGTTATGAATACTGTCCCTGCCAATTCAAACCAGGATAGTCTTGGTGTGATTTATGAACGGGGCTTCATCGGTACATACCAGGATTGGTGTGAGGCATTCTCAACTTATCCTAGAACATATGATCTCATCCATGCTGGCGGTGTCTTCAGTATATATCAGGACAGGTAAATCTCATTCCATGATAATTTTCCTTTGGtattttaatttgtgatttggAGACCTCATGTGCTTTGTATATTGTTGCAGGTGTGACATAACATACATTTTGCTGGAGATGGATAGAATTCTGAGACCAGAAGGAACAGTTGTATTTAGGGATACTGTAGAGCTCCTTGTGAAAATAAAGAGCATTACAGACGGCATGAAGTGGAAGAGCCAAATTATGGACCATGAAAGCGGACCCTTTAATCCAGAGAAAATTCTTGTTGCTGTCAAAACTTACTGGACTGGTGAAGCCAAAAAGGAAAGCTAGTAGTAGTGTAttcttttctctttgcttgcaattctctttttctttttttctttttccccccTTTTCCTTTTATCCTTTCTTCTCTTGGTGCATCGTCATGTTATGCTCTGGGATTTTGTAAAAGAATATATCTGCGTCTAAGTGGCAAATTGGGTAGTTTTGCTCTGTGATATTGCTTCATTGAGATAGTGAACTGGAAAATCTCCTTTCACCCGAGAAATGTACGGATTTAGTTTTTGACAAGGTATCTCAAGTGGTTGAGAGAAGTTACTTCACATGTTTAATTCTTCCATCTCTCAATATCACCTGTATAGAAAATTGACAGGAAAAAACCGGTAAGCTAAGGGGTTAGCCCGTTAGGTCATCCACACTCTTGAAAATTTCATAGaccaaattaatttgattaatagAAGGCATTCCTAATATTTGTGAAGATTGACTTTTGGTTCTTGGTTTGTtatcaaaaatataattatgatGGCCAAGTAGGTAGAATTGGGAGAGTTGGACAGGATAATTAGGCATAATGAATAGTTGGGTAGTTGCTACAGCCGCAGTATTAACTTATGGGACCTAAGGAAACTCTCAAGTAAAGCTGAAGTCGGCGATTAGTGGCCCCATTGATTGTATTTGTCCCTAATACCTGGATTAAGACTCTTATCCGTAACCTCAAATTGTTGCTTAGGAGGCTAGAGGCCATCAGCAAAAGccccaaacaaacaaagagaaaagaatCAAATTGAACAGAAATTCAAAAGTTTTTTACcctgaattttaaaaaaaaggaacagaaATTCAAAAGGGTGGTGGAGTGGAGGCCCAGGTTGTGAAAGGGCTTTGGTCAgcctgattttgttttgttttggtcctACTGGAACCACCGGGGAGGCCACTTGAATATGACAGTGACACTTCATGTTACTAGGATTAAAATTCCAGCAGCCTAAACCTAataaaagaggagaaagaaatCAAGCAAATAATCCAATCACAAAATGATGAGTATGAATCAAGCAAATAGGAGcggaataaaaaaaagaaaaagaaaattgaaaactgaaaacacttcaagttattttcaaaattaaggatgattttgaaaactagatttcacttttttttttaaatgaaaacgAAATATGTTACCAAatatgtttttagttttcaaaaaaagtgaaaagtgaaaataaaaactaaaaacgaaatgattatcaaatagctcataaaaaaatcttaaatttGAAACTCTTATCAATATAAGGCCATTCCGAATTATTTTACGTATGATTTACGAATgattacatataaatacattcAGTTAACAAGATAATAAGTAAGAACGTGAATTCACAATTTATTCCGTACTTTCTAGTTTTACCTTGAGACCTTTTACCaaagattattttttattttttattttgggtctCTCATTGCTTGAATAGGAGAGgaagaaagtgaaaataagaataagaacAATATggttaagaaaaagaatataaaagtAGGACCTTTGCTTTcgccaaaaacaaacaaacaaaaaaaaaaaaaaaaaaaaaagtaggacCTTTGAGTGCAAAAACCAACTGGGCTACGCTACTAGTTGTTGGCTACCAGTCAGTTTGTGAGAGGGGGCTTGTCTTCGAGGGTTATGTATGCttcccaaaaaccaaaaccaaaacacacaaaatatTAAGGCATTTTGGGTGGACCGTGGAAGCTAGAGCTTTGAATCCTCGAGATTGAAACAATCCAACCAAACAAATAAGCGAGCTTTGAGGGACGAAAGCAATCAAACAATCGATTGAGCAAAAGATAGGATGGGAGAAGCGAAGAGgaactcttcttcttcttcttcgaacAGTGACGAGGACATACAAGCACAAGTGGCCAAAGCGGTGGAGGGTGTGAAGGAGCTTCAGGAGTCAGCTGCTTCCTTCATCTCCAAAACCTCCACTGATGAGCAAGCCCTTCGCCAGCGATCCCAATCTCTCGATTCCTCCATTCGCCTCCTAAGGTCCCAGCTTTATTCTCTGCTCTCCAGCAAGGCCTTGGATCCCAAGTTAGCAGAAAAGGCGAGTTCTTTCATCCCCTTTCTCGTTTTCATTTGCTCCTGCTGCTTGTGCATGTCTATGCATGCAAACCCAACATCAGAATTTGCTCAATTAGCTTCTTTCATGGATCCATTGATCACcctttttgtaatttattttctgGGATTCTAATTACGCATGAAGTTGAAATTGGATTGAAATTGATTGGTGTTTTTGGTGAATATGTTAATGGCAGCTGGAAGAAGATTTGCAGAGGGCTACATGTGTGTTGGCGGATGGTGATGCCGCTTCATTTCTTCCTGGCAAAGCTCAGGGTACCCTTTTTATTAATTACCTCATtgatcattaattttgagatttttgctttaattttgtGTTGATTAAAAAGATTGGGGTCCGTTAGATGAATGTTAACGGGTTAACATTTATGCAGGAGGGAGGTTTCTGAGGATGTTTCTTGGTCCTATAACCGTGCGTTCCTCCAGCAAAGACATCCAACTCAAGGTTAAAGAGGAATACAATGCTTACAGAGTACGTGATATGTTCTTAATTGCTTTATGCTTTTGcccatttttaatttttggcttAAGGTATATTTCCTTTTGGGTAAGCTTCATATACACTGAAGTTTTTGGAAACTGAAGGAATATGCTCACTTCACATTAGAGGTACCAGTAATACATTTAACTTTAAATATGTGAAGTAAAGAATCAGCGCTTAGGATCATGCCTATAGTTATGAACTAATTAGAATCACTGAAGACTAAAAAGATACTTCAAAACTTATCCTAAGGTCgtttaaatacaaaaacttCACTTATTCAGGCCACTTGATCTCTTGTTTGGATCATTTTCCAGCGAaagcttctgtttttttttccttttccttctctttttataGCCCTTTGCATGACACAACTGACACCTAGAGGTTCAAACTTTCTCCTCTGCACAGACAAGTGATCTCTATGAATTTGGAATAAGTGGGATTTATTccttctttgaatttttcttttcttctttttagtctcttttCTTACCAAGCTATCTTGAATTACGAAGGTAGGTGTAATGTTCCGATACAAATATAAGGCCCTTGAGATTGAATTGACTAGTAATTCTTCTAGTTGATTGAGCAGATGCTTCCATCCCAGATAAAGTAGGTTAGCTTGTAAATTCTCATTTTTCGTGTTAGTGGGTCATCCTAGTCTTTGGGTCGAGCATGACAACTCAACATATCCCCAACAGGAAGCATATCTCATAAATGTTTTATTTCCcccttattttaattattccgttttgattttcattaaaaTCTGATCCCTTCTAGTATAATTTACCTATATAGTATGCTTTCCCTCATGCTGCTTGGTTACTGTTTGTTTCGTATAGTTACCTTGTCCATCTTCTGTTACTACAAAGAATGTCAAGTGAAAATAGCGTGAGCAGCTTTACTTACAATGATATATTACTTTGGAGCAGGATAGAACTGCCCTGCTATTCCTTCTTTTTCCAGCAACACTACTTATTCTGAGATCTTGGCTTTGGGATGGATGCTTGCCAACATTCCCAGTTCAGGCTTACCAGGTACATGATAATGACTTGTCCCATCTGATTTGAAGAATGTACTGATATTTCTTTCTAAATGCGTGATTTCATAATAGATTTGGCTTTTGAATTTATGCTTATTAGGCATGGCTGTTATTCCTCTACACTGGTTTGGCATTGCGAGAAAACATACTAAGAGTAAATGGAAGTGATATTCGTCCATGGTAAATGCGCACCTTCCCTacatctttttttcctttgtattGGCTGTTATTCCTCTGCACTGCTTTACAAGATAAAAGGACCAAGTGAGATTGACCTTTTATTCTCAACTTGGGTTGATCACAACCAtagtttattttcaataatGAAGCTGAATTAAGTTTAGCTCTGTGTGTGTTTATTTTTAACCAGAAAAAATTTTCATAGCATGCAGGTTTGTTTCATTTATCTTGGTTAGTTAATTGGCATTGTGATGACTGAACATACAAATTTCTGCAGAAAGATACTGATATGCTTTTGCAGGTGGATATACCATCATTATTGTGCTATGTTTATGGCCCTTGTTAGTCTCACATGGGAGATTAAAGGACAACCAGATTGTTCCCAAAAGCAggtaaatttttgttttattgtgTGTTAAATTTTAATGGCTTTGGAACCATTAATGATTCATTAAATCTTGTGCAGAGAGGCGTCCAAC encodes the following:
- the LOC117628580 gene encoding transmembrane protein 120 homolog, translating into MGEAKRNSSSSSSNSDEDIQAQVAKAVEGVKELQESAASFISKTSTDEQALRQRSQSLDSSIRLLRSQLYSLLSSKALDPKLAEKLEEDLQRATCVLADGDAASFLPGKAQGGRFLRMFLGPITVRSSSKDIQLKVKEEYNAYRDRTALLFLLFPATLLILRSWLWDGCLPTFPVQAYQAWLLFLYTGLALRENILRVNGSDIRPWWIYHHYCAMFMALVSLTWEIKGQPDCSQKQRGVQLFLQWAMMQGVAMLLQNRYQRQRLYTRIALGKAKRMDVVWGETAGVDGQLWLLCPILFILQGFEAYVGLQLLKTALVGVASEWQVSFCGVLLVLMAVGNFVNTVQTLMVKSRFKAKMKRTKSKQDL